A portion of the Cryptomeria japonica chromosome 5, Sugi_1.0, whole genome shotgun sequence genome contains these proteins:
- the LOC131075457 gene encoding small ribosomal subunit protein uS3c-like — protein sequence MGNKINPLGFRLGFTQNHCSLLFEERDYSEDLREDERIYNCIENYVQHIKSSINSSYGGITCIEILKQTELISVNIYIAFVDLFIEKKGQEKKKKKDDKQEIKQLRKEVQNMLVESMLDSVNRKLVISIEKAEKPYREPKILAKYIALQLKERVEIRKIMKKAIELAEKADVEGIKIQIKGHLNGIERARKESAMQGRVPLQTLQAKIDYCYYAVQTVYGVLGIKIWIFI from the coding sequence ATGGGAAACAAAATAAATCCACTTGGTTTTAGACTTGGTTTTACGCAAAACCATTGTTCCCTTTTGTTTGAAGAAAGGGATTATTCCGAAGATCTTCGAGAAGATGAGAGAATATATAATTGTATTGAAAATTATGTACAACATATAAAAAGTTCCATAAATTCTAGTTATGGAGGAATTACATGTATAGAGATTCTGAAACAAACCGAATTGATTTCGGtaaatatatatattgcatttgtcGACTTGTTTATCGAAAAAAAGggccaagaaaaaaagaaaaaaaaagatgacAAACAAGAAATTAAGCAATTAAGAAAGGAAGTACAAAATATGCTTGTAGAAAGTATGCTTGATTCTGTAAACagaaaacttgtcatttctatagaAAAAGCGGAGAAACCTTATAGAGAACCCAAAATTCTTGCGAAATATATTGCTCTACaactaaaggagagagttgaaataagaaaaataatgaaaaaagcTATTGAACTGGCTGAAAAGGCAGATGTAGAAGGTATTAAAATACAAATTAAAGGGCATCTTAACGGAATTGAGAGAGCCCGAAAAGAATCGGCTATGCAAGGTAGAGTGCCCCTACAGACCCTTCAAGCTAAAATTGATTATTGTTATTATGCGGTTCAAACCGTCTATGGAGTATTGGGGATCAAAATTTGGATCTTTATTTAA